The genomic region CTTTGGTATCATCAGATGGATCGGTCAGGATCTCGTTCATTTCCTCATCAAAGAACCCACGTTTGTAGGCTATCTCAACTGGCACTCTGTGACTTTCCTCTGGGTCAATGATTCCACCTGTGGCAATCTGGGCTTCCAAGAGACGGATACCATGATCTTTCAGGATGAGCCCCTTTTTCATGGCCTGAAACAAGGAGATTGTATTGCCCGAATAAGGATCTCTATATCCAGTCACAGCTCTCTCTGCAGAGAGAAGCTTGTCTTTGAATTCTGGACCTACAATTCCCATTCTCACTGCTTCACTGACAGTCAGTTTGAGATTTTTGATTGGGTCAATGACAAAGGCAGTGGCTGCCTGGGCCTCAAGTAGCTCAAACGCAGTTCCTGGCCTAATCATGTTCTTCTTCATGGCCTGGTAAATTGATAGACGTTCCTTTGTGGACTCCAAAAACACACCAGCAATACAGCTGGTGCCTTCAAGGTACCTTGATAGCCTCTCGCTCACCTCCTCCACTGAAATAAGACCTTCATTCAGTTGGGTGACAGTCTCCTGATCGATAATTTGTGACCTGAGCAGCTCTTCCATTGTGATTTGTTTCCTGAGACCTTTGAATGTCAGCCTCTTGTCTCCCAGTGAGAGGAGTCGCAATCCACCATCTAACTTGCATCTCTTGAGCAGCTGTGAATATGGTAGTTTCTCATCTGTGACAGGGTCAACAAAACCTTTAACTTCACTAGCCAGTTTCTCATTGGTTTCCTTGTTGATATAGCCTCTTTGTATGGCAATGTCTGTTGGCAGATGGAATTGGAATTCAGGATCAATAATACCACCAGTGGCAGTCTGTGCCTCTAACATTTTCAGAGCATAATCCTCTGGAACAAGATCCTTCTTCATGGCCTGGAAAAGAGATATGATTTTCCCACTGTATGGATCTTTGTATCCTGTGACCGCTCTTTCTGCTGAGAGAAGTTTATCATGGATCTCAGGTCCAACAACACCTTTACGAACAGCTTCATCAACAGTGAGTGTCTCATTCTTTACTGGATCAACGAGGAATCCTGTCGCAGCTTGGGCTTCTAGGAGGTTCATGGCTACTTCTTGTTTAAGAAAACCTCTCTTCATTGCTTGGTATATGCTTACCTTGGAACTTGAGTCAGTTGTGACCCCAGCAACACAGCCTGTGCCGTAGAGATACTGTTTTACACTGGTCATCTCCATTATGTCGCGAATATTCCTCTTGCCCTGTTTAAGAAGGTTATATGTCTCCAAGTCGATGATGCGGGCATTGTAGAGCTCCTCAATAGTTATTCTTCTTCTCAAAGTCTTATATGACAGTGGACTGTCATTTCGAATTATCTCCCTCTGCTCCATTATctcaataataatgatgatcatCCTCTCTTTAGTGATTTTGCCAGAGCGATATTCATCCATTAGCTTCTGCCTCTCCGATTCTGGAATCATATTTGAATTCATGACATCCCAGAGGTTCAATGGTTTATCAGCAAGGCCTTCAATTGGAATATCAATCTGGGTGTCGGTCAGGTCACTCTCCGTTTGTTCCTCGGTGTAGAGGTATGTCTTCTCCACAACAGTTGGCGACTGAGGTTTGGAGAGTGGGAGGATGTACAGGCCAGTCTCTGGATCtctttgacatttgtttttaagCTGTCTATAGGTTGCATTCTCGTCACTTTCTGGGTCTGAGAAAGCCTTATTATCATCAGTTGGTTCAGATAGGGTCTTTGCAACTGCTTTGCTGAAAATGTTCTTCTGATATGCAACATCATCTGGGACACGATGGCTATTTACAGGGTCAATGATTCCTCCGCTAACCATTTGTGCCTCCAACAGTGGCATGGCGTGCTCTTTTAGGATGAGATCTTTCTGCATTGCTTCAAACAGGGAAATTTTGCTTCCTGTGAATGGATCTTTATAGCCAGTGACAGCTTTTTCTGCAGAGAGGAGTTTTTCATGTAGCTCTGGACCAACAAGGCCTGACTTCACTGCCTCATCTACTGACAGACACTGGTTCCTCACTGGATCTACAATGAACCCAGTTGCAGCTTGGGCCTCAAGAAGTGAAAGCCCTGTGGTATGTCTGAGGAGCTTTTTCTTCATAGCCTGATAAAtgcttattttctcttttgttagCTCAAGGCAGATTCCAGCAATGCTATCAGATCCCTTGAGGTATTTATTGATGTCGGGATTCTTTTCAGTGACTTGTTTAGGTGTTGTTTTGCCTTGTTGAATGAGCTCGAAGGTTGGTTTGTCAATAATTTTGGAATCATACAGGGAGACTGCAGGGACAGGGGCTCTGAGTCCCTTGAAGCTGGACTGTTCTTGTTTTTTGGCCTCTTTGTCATCCACAATTGTGACAACAATTTTGATGATCCTTTCAATTGTAATCTTTCCAGACCTAAACTGTCTGAGGAGGTCAAGCCTTTGTTCCTCAGTGAGATATTCAGAGTTGATGATTTCCCAGATGGTCATCTTTCTGCCTTTAAATGGTCCAGAGTCAATCTCAACAGTGGCCTGAGTCATAGCCTCTTTTGTCTGGGCTTCGGTGTATGATGGCTCCTCCTTTGCATTGATTGCTTCatcagaaagaggaagaagctggAGACCAGTTTTCTCGTCAGTGACACATCTCTTGAAGAGCTCTGAGTAGGTGACCTTTTCTTTAGTGTTGGGGTCAAAGAAGCATTTAGTTTCATCAGTGGGACTGCTCAAAacctgtttcatttcatcatcaaaatAATTTCTCTTGCAGGCAATATCATGTGAAATGCGATGGCTTTTTACAGGATCAATGATGCCACCGGTGGTCATTTGGGCATCGAGTAGTCGGATTCCTTGTTCCTTAGGTATGAGATCCTTTTTCATTGCTTGATAGAGAGAAACAGTTTTTCCAGTGTAAGGATCTTTGAAACCTGTGACAGCTCTCTCTGCAGACAGGAGCTTTTCATGCAGCTCAGGACCAACAACACCTGCTTTGACAGCTTCATCAACTGTGTACTTCTGATTCTGTACAGGGTCAACCACATAGCCTGTTCCTGCTTGGGCCTCGAGCATAATCAAGGCAGGCCCCTGCCTCATTATATCATTTTTCATGGCTTGATAAAAGGACATTGTCTCTTTGGTTGAGTCAGTCACTACACCTGCAATGCAATTTGTCCCTTTCAATGCTTTATGGACATGCTCCATTTCAGACACCTCTTTGACTGTCTTTTTGCCCTTGTTTAATTTGTTGAACAGGTCTTTATCAATGATTTTGGATTCCAGAAGCTCAGCGGCAGGGACAGGTGCTCTCAGACCATCAAAAGtaatttccttcttcttctccttctcctctgcaaCTGTAATCACTATCTTAATGATCTTTTCAATTGTGATTTTGCCGGTCTTGTATTGCCGGAGGAGGTCCTTCTTCTGGTCCTCAGTGAAGTACTCAGAGTTTATTATTTCCCAAATGGTGACTGTCTTTCCCTTGAATTTTCCAAATGGCACCGACACAGTTGTGTTGCTGAACACATCCTTGGTCTCCTCCTCAGTGTATATGCTTGAGCACTGAGCAGCTTTGTCTGTGATTGGCAGGAGTAACAGACCGGTGTCGGGGTCAGTGACACATCTCGCCATTAGCTCAGAATACGTCAAAGGTTCCTGAGTGCTGGGGTCAAAGTATCCCTTTTGATCCTCTGAGGGGTTTTCCATAACCttattcatttctgcatcataTTGTCCCTGCTTGTAGGCGATTTCATTTGGTACACGGTGACTATTGATAGGGTCAACGATGCCACCAGTTGCAAGCTGGGCCTCAAGGACTCTGATGGCATGATCATGCTCTGTGAGACCCTTCTTCATAGCTTCAAAGAAAGAGATCTTCCCACCAGTATATGGGTCTTTGTAACCAACAACAGCTCTCTCAGCTGAAAGCATTTTGTTGTGCAGTTCCGGGCCAATCAAACCCTCCTTAACAGCCTCATTAACAGAAAGTTTCTGATTTTGAATAGGATCTAACATATAACCTGTAGCCGCCTGTGCCTCAAGAAGGATCAAGGCTGTGCCTGGAGTAATCTTTTTCTCTTCTGATGCTACATAGATGGACATTTTTTGCTTAGATGGTGTCAAAACACCGGCAATGCAATTCTTTCCTTTCAGAATTACTTTAAGTTTTTCGGTTTCACCAAGCTCTTGAGCAGTGGTTTTGCCATTTTTCAGGTTGTCAAAGTCCTTTTTGGGTAAAAGGCCAATTTCATGAAGTCTGCTTGCAGGTACCTTATCTCGAATACCATCAAAGGCTAATGGATCTGGTCTCTTTTCTACACTGTCTACCACATCGCTGGCATTTCTGCCATTGTAAACTGTACTTATTGTCTTAACTACTGTTACAGATTCTTTGGTGACTTGATCTTTTTGTGCGTCTTCAAGCTGCTGGAGCTTATCACGCAATTTCTGGTTTTCCTCTGCGAGAATCCTTTCCTGCTCTAGTCTCTGATTTTCCAGGTCCTGCATTTCTTTCTGCTTGCTAAGCATTGAGGTCTCAGCCTCTTTCTGCCTATTTAGGGCTGCATCCATGGTAGCCTggagtttcttcttctcctcctccatctgctgTCTCTGGCGCTCCTGTTCATCCTTGAGGGCCTTGGCCTTTTTGACCTCTTCTTCAAACTGGCTCTCCAGCTTCTTTTTCTGGTCTTCAATTAGTTTCTCCTTCTTCAACAGCATTTCCTTCTCAGTCAGGAATGACTGCTGAAGCACTGTTTTCTCGTGTTCCATTTGTTTCTGCTGTGCATCGGCGATCTGATAGAAAAGCAAGAGAAAACAAGTTACAATAGGTTTTTGGCTGAAGCacataattaattatttaaaaaatatgtacaaTTTGTGTATAATTTGTAATGGATAAAACTTGCACAATGCACTATGCTTATGCAATTAGAGATCAGAAATATTCACCAGTTGaagttatatatacatttttcaatttcTCAATGTATATTTACGCAAAATACTACTGAACCAATTTTTTACAACATTTTGTGGAGGCGTGGGGCATGAGCGAAGGACATTCAATTATTGAGCAGGTCCTGAAAAAAAGTGTGTTTCCAGTAATGATTCTCTCCTTGGTTTAACATGGCCATATAGGTCTGGGCAGAGACATGCCCTATCTGAGCttctgaaaatatttaaattttctaGCATCCCAAGATTTAAGATTTATTATTGTACTGCAGTATTCTTTGTATTTCTGactacataaatatatatatatatatatcatgaatcgaaatatttaaatgttatttctaAAATATCTTATAAAATGTTACGGTAAAACCAAattcatttacaccatgttactgtcctctgatatcctcttCCAGAGAGGAGTTCACGCCTGGACCACagcggacatttaggctaaaaacatggaaTAAATTATCTTGTTTCGcgtcgaatttgaatgtcagggcatacagacaccacaggagcagtatggaggcctgttatgtttttattctgtagtttgtttacgtttgaagaattgGTCACTATTTACTTCAATTTTTTGGGATTTGGCtccaacactgtttacccctgaaactccaaaaaggTTTTGTGGTCtcgaacacttcacccacccctcaatCGCTATAGTGGTGAGTATTTTTTTACATGCATTTCAATGTGAATATAGTCAGCAACCTTCAGCGACCTTCCtggaaattatatttatatttaacttcTTTTGTATGTAAAGTATATGTAATAATACTCACATTTAAACCTTCAATCTCTAAAACATTGTGCAGGCCTGGATCTAGACTGCTCAGATTGGGAGGGGCTATTAGACATCAGGGTAGGACAACTTTTGACAACAGTGGACTTTGTGTTGAGAGTTTTTCCAAGTTTTAAAGAACGCGCCTCAATAGGAAATTCAACCAAGCCATTGTATAAtgtaaatattgaatataaCAATAATACTACTAAAAGTGATTATTTTTTACACTTGCCACACACAGACTAGTGCAACCAAACTGTTTTATGCCTGCACGGAAGCACACATTCAGGTGAAGAGATCCAGTGAGGAAGCTATGAATGGACGCTGCTGTaattaaacacaacactgacgaTTATTTAATGAAACAGGTGTCATTGGTTTAAATATGTTACAAAAGAAGTTCAACAGCCAAGTTTAATTTTTTAGATGAACAAACTGTGAACAACTGGAGACTTTGGCTTGGCTGTCCTTTAAGTagcacctgaaggcagcactAATAATAATGAACGTTTGATCAATCTGTGCTTTTTATGAATGGATATCGGATCATTCAATTGAAGATCAATTTTAATCAAAGTATAGTTTAAAACCAATTTGGTTGGCAGAGTAGAAATTTGGGTGGGCATTGCCCCAGCCGACTTCTAGATCCAGGCCCGACATTGTGTTACCTACTGTAATCTGCAAAAACTTAGTTgagtacaaaataaaacattcctACAACTTTTTGGCAGCTCTGCCTATCGAAAGGTTACACTTGACTTCAACTGATTCACAGAACttagaaaatatagaaaaaatattTGGTCAGTTCagaaaaatcccccaaaaattaTCTCTGGATTTCAAAGCAATGGGACCAGCAACGTGACAAAATAGTGAATCATTGAAGCAATGGCCCTCTGAGTAGAGCGGCTCTACATGTATGGAGATTCTTTGGTAAATTATTCAGCATATGTTTAGACTTTTCACTAAATTGGTTGAGGATTGTCATAGTTTTCAGCCATTTTACCCTATTGTAAATAATGAAAGGTTCATCTATTTTATGTACTGCAAGTTCTGAACCTGAAAGAAATATGAAGCATGTCTTAAAATGAGGAAACATTCCAGGGTATGAGGGGACATTCAAGATGTGATTTGCATGAGCACAGTgcactgtaaataaatacaatttcattCATAAAGATTCGATTTCATGTTTAGTAAAATAAGAGAAAGATATAGAGAAATTAAAGGAAAAAGAGTGTTAGTTTTCTGATAGAATTCACAATGACATAAGCTGCTTTGTTATGCCATTTTTGACACAATACCTCTTTAGACTTATATTGAAGTTCCTCAGCATCCTGTTTCAGTCTAGACTTCTCCTTCTCTAGGTCTGCGATTGCTTTTCGTAAATCATCAGCCTCTTTACTGGTATTAAGTCTGTCGACCGTCATTTTTTCCACGACTGTCATTTTTTCTTTGGTGGCTATTTCAGTCTCATGAAGACGAGCAGCAATTGTGTCAGCTTGTTTCCTGAATTTCTTTGCCTCCTCTTCAGCTTTGGCCTGGGCTTCACTGAGCTGAGAAACCTGAAGCTTGAGTTTTTCAGCTTCAGCTATTATCTCCAATTGCCTTTTCCTTTCCGCTTCAAGGGATTTCTGGTACTCCTCAGTTTCCTCTTCTAGACGCTGCTGCATTAGTTGTTTATCCTCCAGCAACTTTTGTGCCTGCTGTTGAGCCAAGTCCTTCTGCCTTTGGAGCATCTCTGCCTCAGCTTTAAGTTTAGATGCCTCTTGTATGGCCTGCATTTTCTCTTTGAGCATTTTCTCTGCAAGAGTTCTTTGATGATTTAGATCATCTTCTGCAATCTGTCTTAAGCGTGCAGCCTCTTTGGCTTCTACACTAAGTCTAGCAGCGTCCTCTGCAAGATTTTTCATAGTTTCAGCCTCTTCTTCAAGGAATTTTTGAGTGTTATCTTTATCTTTCTTGATGAGGCGCTGGTTTTCCTCCTCAATTCTGATTTTTAGTTTGAGAAGTTCCTCCATCTGAATCTTGACTTTGAAcaactcctcctccacctggcCCTTTTGTTTGACAGCATCATCAACCTCATCCTTCAAGCgctgcagctcttcatccaGGACAGATTTCTGATTATCAGTTTCATCAAGCTGAAGTTTAACCTTTGTGAGCTCTTGCTCCACTTGGAACTTCTGCTTTAATGTTTGCTCTGCCAATTTTTTGTGCTTAGCCATTTCAGCGTCGGCATGATGCTTCTGCTTGAGTGCTGAAGTTTCTGCTTGTGCTCGTTTGGCAGCTTCAAATTCTGCCTCCTTCCTCATTCTCTCAGCATCCTCTTGAGCTTTGGCTTGGATTGCAGCTTCCTGCTCAGCAGCTGCTCTTTGGCGTTCCGCTTCTTCTGCTTGCTGACGGAAGagagctgcctctctctctgccttctcCTTAGCAGCCTCTGCCTCCTTGGCAAGCTGCTTGGCTTTTTCATATTCATCCTTAAGCTTCTTTTTCGTGATGCTGTCTTCCTTCTGTTGAGCAAGGACACTTTGAACTTGCTGCTCAGCTGCATTGCATTTCAAGGACGCTTGTTGGGCTGCGACAATCTGTTTTTCAGCTTCTTCGTCAGCCTCATCTTTCTGCTTTCGGGCTAGTTCTGCTTTCCTTTTCAGACGATCCAGCTCATCCTGGGCTGTCTTGCATTGTCTGCCTGCCTCTTCTTCAGCAGCTGTAATCTTTTTAACCTTCTCTTCcgcttccctcctcctcctctcctcctcaaggGCAAGCTGTCTTAGTTTCTctgactcctcctctgctctgagctTGCTTTGCTGAGTTTCCTCTGCaatgtttttcagtttgtttagcTCTAGCTCCAGGTCAAGTTTTCCTGATGAAGCCTTCTCAAAGTTGAGCTTAAGAATTCTGATCTCTTCCTCTACAACCCGCCTCTGTTTGAGTGTGTCATCCACTATGGCCTTTTGTCTTTCCATTTCAGTATCAGAGGATTTCTTGAGTTGAATAATTTTTTCCTCAATCTCTTGCTTGTGCTGGTTGGCCTGGTCTTCCAGAGCTTTCCTCTGGTACGCCTCATCCTCAGCATGTCGCCGGAGCCTCTCATTTTCTGCCTCCTTCTCTTTCAGAGCAATTTCGGCTTCTGTTTTTAAACGAGTCGCGTCACTTATTGCAGCCAGCTTCTCTTTGAGAATTCTCTCAGCCTCTGCTCTCTGACGAGCAGCCTCTTCCTCAGCAACTTGTCTCTGGTGCTTGGCCTCCTCTGAAATGGCTCTAAGCTTGCTTGCCTCGTCAGCCAGGTCCTTCATCTTGGCGGCTTCAGCCTCAAGAAGTTGTTTGCTCTTCTCTGTGTTGGACATGGTCTCCTTCTCTGCCTTGGACTTGAGCTGAATGAGTATATCCATTTCACTCCTCACTTTGGCCAGTTCATCCTCCAGCAGTTTCCTCTGTTGTTGAGCTGCAACAACTTCATTCTTCAGGCGGTAGAGTTCATCTTCAAGGAGggatctctgctgctctgcattgTCAAAGTCTGCCCTAAGACGAATCAGTTCTTGTTCTGCAGTGAGTTTCTGTTGAGCTGTGCTCTCAGCaatctttctctgcctctccagctcttttTCGGCCATATCCTTCTGCTTCAGGGCTGAGTCTTCAGCTTTGGCTCTCTTCTTAGCCTCACGCTCAGcctcgtctttttgtttttcagcttcCTCTTGAGCAAGGCTCTTTTTGTGAGCTTCTTCCTCAGCCTGGAGTCTCAGGCGGAGGGCCTCATTTGCTTTCTGCCTCCATTTTTCAAGCTCTTTTTCGGCCTCTTCCCTGGCATCATCTGCATCTTCCTGTTGTCTCTTAAGATGTGCTGCTTGTTGTTGCAGCTGAAGGACAGCACCATGCTCCTGTTTGAGGGATTCCTCTAACTTTGAGGTCTTTTCCACAAAGGAGTGTTGTTTGCTCTGGAGCTCAGTGGCAGCAGTCTTCTGGGCTACCTCCTGAGCGACCTTTATTTGTCTTGCCTTTTCTATTTCTGCTTGCTTCACCTGCCTTTCGGCCTCCTCGGCCTGCCTCTTTAGATTTTCAAGGTCTTCCAGGGCTATTTGCTTTTGCCTGGCAGCTTCCTTCTCTGCTTCAGATTTCAGTTGGAGTTCCTCCTCTGCCATGCGCTTTTTCTGGGTCTCTTCCTTGACTTGTTTGCGGAGCTTCTCGGCTTCCTCTTGGGCAGCCTTCCTGAGTTTCTCAGCCTCGGCCGCTCTCTCACGAAGTTGCTTGAGCTCAGATTCTGCAGTCGATTTTTGATGTACAGTTGTCTCCAGCTGAATCCTAATAAGGTGGATTTCCTCTTCAATCTTGAGCCTGCTTTGGAGAGCTTCATCCACTTGTTGACTTTTGTCGTTGATCTGCTGCTCTGACATGTTTTTGAGCTCATGCAGTTCCAgctggatgttgtgtttttgtttttctgcatctaCAGCAGCATTTTCTCTCTTGCTTACTTCCTGCTGCATTTTGAGCTTCAGCTCCTGAGCCTCTTTCTCAGCTTTGGCAATGGCCTTTGCGTGACCTTCGGCTAACTGCTTCTGTTTGTCTAACTCGGCCTGCATCTTGgccatttttttctgctcttcCGCTTTGAGTTTCTCTGCAGCTTTCTGCATTAGTGGAAGCAAATGGTAAAGAAAGGATTAAAATCAAGCATGACAGGTTAAAGGTAACACTTTACACTAACCAGCTCTAAACAGTGTGGCTTTAAGTTGTAATTACTATAGTAATTACAGCTTAATCACACTGGAGCGATTtaatgtactgtattacccaggcaatgttaatgttaaaaaaattagCTCAAAGATCAATCACTAGATGCAAATTAGATGCACAATCATCACAGTTAT from Pleuronectes platessa chromosome 10, fPlePla1.1, whole genome shotgun sequence harbors:
- the LOC128448984 gene encoding plectin isoform X10, with the translated sequence MTSPQQKYRNFSSDSMGRERNHSDDGYFQGMLKATDGRKDERDRVQKKTFTKWVNKHLIKSQHHVTDLYEDLRDGHNLISLLEVLSGDTLPREKGRMRFHKLQNVQIALDFLRHRQVKLVNIRNDDIADGNPKLTLGLIWTIILHFQIADIQVNGQSEDMTAKEKLLLWSQRMTDGYQGIRCDNFTTSWRDGKLFNAVIHKHCPRHIDMGKVYRQNNIENLEQAFNVAEREMGVTRLLDPEDVDVPHPDEKSIITYVSSLYDAMPRPAAHDGARGNELELRWQEYYELVTILQQWMRHHIMIFEERKFPASYEEIELLWRQFLKFKETELPVKETDKSRSKHIYQSFESAVQSGQLKVPPTYHPIDVEKEWGRLHVAILERERLLRTEFERLERLQRIVIKVQMESGVWDEQLSHLETLLQTDIRLLNAGKPAKHTAEVERELDKADKMIRLLFNDVQLLKDGRHPQAEQMYRKVYHIHERLVNLRSDYNLRLKSSVTISHTNLVSSQQSTMKLRPELDDVTLRYVKDLLAWVEENQRRIDDAEWGSDLPSVESQLGSHRGLNQTVEDFRSKIERARADESQLSPVSKVAYKEYLGKLDLQYAKLLNSSKSRLRNLDLLHSFVSSSTKELMWLNEKEEEDVNFDWSDRNTNMTAKKDNYSGLMRELELREKKVNDIQTLGDKLVRDGHPGKKTVEAFTAALQTQWSWLLQLCCCIEAHLKENTAYYQFFADVKEAQDKMRKMQETMKKKYSCDRSTTATRLEDLLQDAVEEKEELNEFKTMVTGLNKRAKSIIQLKPRNPTTPIKGKMPIQAVCDFKQQEITVHKGDECALLNNSQPFKWKVRNHSGHEAVVPSVCFIVPPVNKEAVDSVSSLDGGHQQMVTMWQMLHVDMKSMLSWQYLMRDFTQIRSWNITMLRTMKTEEYRLMMRNLELHYQDYMRDSQDSQLFGPDDRMQIEGDYTKSTQHFDNLLRSMEKGQKNESLCKNYISEIKDLRLHIEDCEAKTVARIRKPLDKEPLKECIQKTTEQKKVQVELEGLKKDLDKVTVRTQDVLSSPQQSASAPVLRSELELTVQKMDHAHMLSSIYLDKLKTVDMVIRNTQGAEGVLKQYEDCLRDVHTVPSDVKEVENYRSKLKKMRVEAESEQPVFDSLEEELKKASAVSDKMYRVHSERDTELDHYRQLLSGLQDRWKAVFTQVDLRQRELEQLGRQLGYYRESYDWLISWIADAKQRQETIQAVSITDSKTLKEQLAQEKKLLEEIEKNKDSVDECQNYAKAYIDTIKDYELQLVAYKAQVEPLTSPVKKSKLDSASDNIIQEYVTLRTRYSELMTLTSQYIKFITDSQRRLENEEKAAEKLKAEEQKKMAKMQAELDKQKQLAEGHAKAIAKAEKEAQELKLKMQQEVSKRENAAVDAEKQKHNIQLELHELKNMSEQQINDKSQQVDEALQSRLKIEEEIHLIRIQLETTVHQKSTAESELKQLRERAAEAEKLRKAAQEEAEKLRKQVKEETQKKRMAEEELQLKSEAEKEAARQKQIALEDLENLKRQAEEAERQVKQAEIEKARQIKVAQEVAQKTAATELQSKQHSFVEKTSKLEESLKQEHGAVLQLQQQAAHLKRQQEDADDAREEAEKELEKWRQKANEALRLRLQAEEEAHKKSLAQEEAEKQKDEAEREAKKRAKAEDSALKQKDMAEKELERQRKIAESTAQQKLTAEQELIRLRADFDNAEQQRSLLEDELYRLKNEVVAAQQQRKLLEDELAKVRSEMDILIQLKSKAEKETMSNTEKSKQLLEAEAAKMKDLADEASKLRAISEEAKHQRQVAEEEAARQRAEAERILKEKLAAISDATRLKTEAEIALKEKEAENERLRRHAEDEAYQRKALEDQANQHKQEIEEKIIQLKKSSDTEMERQKAIVDDTLKQRRVVEEEIRILKLNFEKASSGKLDLELELNKLKNIAEETQQSKLRAEEESEKLRQLALEEERRRREAEEKVKKITAAEEEAGRQCKTAQDELDRLKRKAELARKQKDEADEEAEKQIVAAQQASLKCNAAEQQVQSVLAQQKEDSITKKKLKDEYEKAKQLAKEAEAAKEKAEREAALFRQQAEEAERQRAAAEQEAAIQAKAQEDAERMRKEAEFEAAKRAQAETSALKQKHHADAEMAKHKKLAEQTLKQKFQVEQELTKVKLQLDETDNQKSVLDEELQRLKDEVDDAVKQKGQVEEELFKVKIQMEELLKLKIRIEEENQRLIKKDKDNTQKFLEEEAETMKNLAEDAARLSVEAKEAARLRQIAEDDLNHQRTLAEKMLKEKMQAIQEASKLKAEAEMLQRQKDLAQQQAQKLLEDKQLMQQRLEEETEEYQKSLEAERKRQLEIIAEAEKLKLQVSQLSEAQAKAEEEAKKFRKQADTIAARLHETEIATKEKMTVVEKMTVDRLNTSKEADDLRKAIADLEKEKSRLKQDAEELQYKSKEIADAQQKQMEHEKTVLQQSFLTEKEMLLKKEKLIEDQKKKLESQFEEEVKKAKALKDEQERQRQQMEEEKKKLQATMDAALNRQKEAETSMLSKQKEMQDLENQRLEQERILAEENQKLRDKLQQLEDAQKDQVTKESVTVVKTISTVYNGRNASDVVDSVEKRPDPLAFDGIRDKVPASRLHEIGLLPKKDFDNLKNGKTTAQELGETEKLKVILKGKNCIAGVLTPSKQKMSIYVASEEKKITPGTALILLEAQAATGYMLDPIQNQKLSVNEAVKEGLIGPELHNKMLSAERAVVGYKDPYTGGKISFFEAMKKGLTEHDHAIRVLEAQLATGGIVDPINSHRVPNEIAYKQGQYDAEMNKVMENPSEDQKGYFDPSTQEPLTYSELMARCVTDPDTGLLLLPITDKAAQCSSIYTEEETKDVFSNTTVSVPFGKFKGKTVTIWEIINSEYFTEDQKKDLLRQYKTGKITIEKIIKIVITVAEEKEKKKEITFDGLRAPVPAAELLESKIIDKDLFNKLNKGKKTVKEVSEMEHVHKALKGTNCIAGVVTDSTKETMSFYQAMKNDIMRQGPALIMLEAQAGTGYVVDPVQNQKYTVDEAVKAGVVGPELHEKLLSAERAVTGFKDPYTGKTVSLYQAMKKDLIPKEQGIRLLDAQMTTGGIIDPVKSHRISHDIACKRNYFDDEMKQVLSSPTDETKCFFDPNTKEKVTYSELFKRCVTDEKTGLQLLPLSDEAINAKEEPSYTEAQTKEAMTQATVEIDSGPFKGRKMTIWEIINSEYLTEEQRLDLLRQFRSGKITIERIIKIVVTIVDDKEAKKQEQSSFKGLRAPVPAVSLYDSKIIDKPTFELIQQGKTTPKQVTEKNPDINKYLKGSDSIAGICLELTKEKISIYQAMKKKLLRHTTGLSLLEAQAATGFIVDPVRNQCLSVDEAVKSGLVGPELHEKLLSAEKAVTGYKDPFTGSKISLFEAMQKDLILKEHAMPLLEAQMVSGGIIDPVNSHRVPDDVAYQKNIFSKAVAKTLSEPTDDNKAFSDPESDENATYRQLKNKCQRDPETGLYILPLSKPQSPTVVEKTYLYTEEQTESDLTDTQIDIPIEGLADKPLNLWDVMNSNMIPESERQKLMDEYRSGKITKERMIIIIIEIMEQREIIRNDSPLSYKTLRRRITIEELYNARIIDLETYNLLKQGKRNIRDIMEMTSVKQYLYGTGCVAGVTTDSSSKVSIYQAMKRGFLKQEVAMNLLEAQAATGFLVDPVKNETLTVDEAVRKGVVGPEIHDKLLSAERAVTGYKDPYSGKIISLFQAMKKDLVPEDYALKMLEAQTATGGIIDPEFQFHLPTDIAIQRGYINKETNEKLASEVKGFVDPVTDEKLPYSQLLKRCKLDGGLRLLSLGDKRLTFKGLRKQITMEELLRSQIIDQETVTQLNEGLISVEEVSERLSRYLEGTSCIAGVFLESTKERLSIYQAMKKNMIRPGTAFELLEAQAATAFVIDPIKNLKLTVSEAVRMGIVGPEFKDKLLSAERAVTGYRDPYSGNTISLFQAMKKGLILKDHGIRLLEAQIATGGIIDPEESHRVPVEIAYKRGFFDEEMNEILTDPSDDTKGFFDPNTEENLTYLGLMERCITDPDTGLVLLLLKDKKRERKTSSKTSVRKRRVVIVDPETGKEMTVYEAYRKGLIDHQTYLELAEQECEWEEITTTSSDGNVKSLIIDRRSGRQYDVDDALSRGLIDQKALETYRSGNLSITEFADMLSGNMGGFRSRSSSFGSTTGSTFSSSMSPIPSVKAPAIIWNDPSELTGPIAGILDIDTLEKVSVTEAIHRNLVDNITGQRLLEAQACTGGIIDPTSGERLSVTDAAEKGLVDKIVVDRLNLAQKAFNGFEDPRTKVKMSASQALKKGWLYYEAGQRFLEIQYLTGGLIEPDVEDRVTLDESIRKGTIDARTAQKLRDVSAYSKYLTCPKTKLKISFKDAMDRSMIEEGTSLRLLEASSQSSKGLYSPYNVSNSGSAYGSRSGSRTGSRTGSRRGSIDAGSGFSMNFSSSSFSSSSTGYNRRF